In Streptomyces sp. SID8374, one genomic interval encodes:
- a CDS encoding XRE family transcriptional regulator, with protein MGEIEDAIERADREAFTRQPPKTLKGQIGYLLKQMGSAKAVAAELGVTADSVNRYRRGARKHARADIAAKINDAVRQRWQPQVRKRRQKQAAATGGITVETRARFGYTAPVGTTDDGRFRRLTVHLPPAYAQRLFDARKSGASDQQMRKIIAEGFKEIYFQDGGDRATGLSDVTLNDIDYLDLDY; from the coding sequence GTGGGGGAGATCGAGGACGCCATCGAGCGGGCCGACCGGGAAGCCTTCACCCGACAGCCGCCCAAGACCCTCAAAGGCCAGATCGGCTACCTGCTCAAGCAGATGGGCAGCGCCAAGGCCGTCGCAGCGGAGCTCGGGGTCACCGCCGACTCCGTCAACCGCTACCGGCGCGGCGCCCGCAAGCACGCCCGCGCCGACATCGCCGCGAAGATCAACGACGCCGTACGCCAGCGCTGGCAGCCGCAGGTGCGCAAACGCCGGCAGAAGCAGGCCGCCGCCACGGGCGGGATCACCGTGGAGACCCGGGCCCGGTTCGGCTACACCGCGCCGGTCGGCACCACCGACGACGGACGCTTCCGCCGCCTCACCGTGCACCTCCCCCCGGCCTACGCACAACGCCTCTTCGACGCCCGCAAATCCGGTGCCAGCGACCAGCAGATGCGCAAAATCATCGCCGAAGGCTTCAAAGAGATCTACTTCCAGGACGGCGGAGACCGCGCCACAGGCCTCTCCGACGTCACCCTCAACGACATCGACTACCTCGACCTCGACTACTGA
- a CDS encoding glycoside hydrolase family 64 protein: MPAPWRGLASLTAALALAAGLMTAVGPATAQAAVPATIPLTIKNDSARGDQVYIYNLGTELSTGRQGWADANGTFHPWPAGGNPPTPAPDASIAGPRNGQSMTIRMPKFSGRVYFSYGQKLVFKVTTGGLVQPAVQNPSDPNRNILFNWTEYTLNDAGLWINSTQVDMFSAPYSVGVKAPGGSVKTTGRLKPGGYNAVLNSLRNQPGGWAGLIQTRSDGTVLRALSPGHGVGVGALPSGILNDYINRVWSRYSSSVLTVTPFAHEPNTKYYGRVSGNVMNFTNSAGAVVTSFQKPDSGSVFGCYKRLDAPNDLVRGPVSRTLCAGFNRSTLLNGANHPDSNAANFYRDAVTNHYSRAIHAQMADGKAYGFAFDDVGAHESLVHDGNPQEALITLDGFS; this comes from the coding sequence ATGCCCGCTCCATGGAGAGGCCTCGCTTCACTGACCGCCGCACTGGCCCTGGCCGCAGGTCTCATGACCGCCGTCGGCCCGGCCACCGCCCAGGCCGCGGTCCCCGCGACCATCCCGCTCACCATCAAGAACGACTCCGCCCGCGGCGATCAGGTCTACATCTACAACCTGGGAACGGAACTCTCGACGGGCCGGCAGGGCTGGGCCGACGCGAACGGCACGTTCCACCCCTGGCCGGCCGGCGGCAACCCGCCCACCCCCGCGCCGGACGCGTCGATCGCCGGGCCGCGCAACGGTCAGTCGATGACGATCCGGATGCCGAAGTTCTCCGGCCGGGTCTACTTCTCGTACGGTCAGAAGCTCGTCTTCAAGGTCACCACCGGTGGTCTCGTCCAGCCCGCGGTCCAGAACCCGAGCGACCCGAACAGGAACATCCTGTTCAACTGGACCGAGTACACGCTCAACGACGCGGGCCTGTGGATCAACAGCACCCAGGTCGACATGTTCTCCGCCCCGTACTCCGTCGGGGTCAAGGCCCCCGGCGGATCGGTCAAGACCACCGGCCGCCTCAAGCCGGGCGGCTACAACGCCGTCCTCAACTCCCTCAGGAACCAGCCGGGCGGCTGGGCAGGCCTCATCCAGACCCGGTCCGACGGAACGGTCCTGCGCGCTCTCTCCCCCGGCCACGGCGTCGGCGTCGGCGCCCTGCCGTCCGGCATCTTGAACGACTACATCAACCGGGTCTGGAGCCGCTACAGCAGCTCCGTCCTCACGGTGACCCCGTTCGCGCACGAGCCGAACACCAAGTACTACGGCCGGGTCTCCGGGAACGTCATGAACTTCACCAACAGCGCCGGTGCCGTCGTGACCTCGTTCCAGAAGCCTGACTCGGGCAGTGTTTTCGGTTGTTACAAGCGCCTGGATGCCCCTAACGACCTGGTGCGCGGTCCGGTCTCCCGCACGTTGTGCGCGGGTTTCAACCGCTCCACCTTGCTGAACGGCGCGAACCACCCCGACAGCAACGCGGCGAATTTCTACCGGGACGCGGTCACCAACCATTACTCCCGCGCCATTCACGCTCAGATGGCGGATGGCAAGGCGTACGGCTTCGCCTTCGACGATGTGGGCGCTCACGAGTCTTTGGTCCACGACGGCAACCCGCAGGAGGCGCTGATCACGCTTGACGGATTCAGCTGA
- a CDS encoding ThuA domain-containing protein, which produces MSRRLTRLAGWAACGLLAAAALPATVSTASVPSQEAPPVRASAAADPAYDVLVFSKTAGFRHDSIPAGITALRQLGAANNFTVTATEDAAAFTPANLTGYEVVVFLSTTGDVLNASQQSAFEGYIQSGGGYVGIHAAADTEYDWTWYGGLAGALFKSHPHIQPATVKVEDRAHDATAHLGPTWQRTDEWYDYRTNPRSTAHVLASLDESTYSGGTMGGDHPIAWCKEYQGGRAFYTGGGHTQESYAEPAFRRHLLGGIRWAGERTQADCRPETGYTTLFGTSGTTGWKQAGPGSFTHADATLTSQGGLGLYWYQAKEFTSYSLKLDWRQAGDDNSGVFVGFPASDDPWSAVDSGYEIQIDATDTPDRTTGAVYGFKSADLAARDAALNPPGEWNTYEIQVEGERLQLFLNGRKINDFTNTDPARSLQQGHIGLQNHGEGDNVSFRNIRIKELGGTTGPREGAVTGIGGKCVDVAGGSSADGTQIQLWTCNRSAAQRWTAGTDDTLRALGKCLDVSGAGTADGTKIQLYGCNGTGAQKWVSQPDGTLKNPSSGKCLDASGVSSADGTKLHLWTCHSGANQKWVLPS; this is translated from the coding sequence ATGAGCCGAAGACTCACCCGTCTCGCCGGCTGGGCCGCCTGCGGGCTGCTCGCCGCCGCCGCTCTGCCCGCGACGGTCTCCACGGCCTCCGTGCCGAGCCAGGAGGCGCCGCCCGTCCGCGCGTCGGCGGCCGCCGACCCCGCGTACGACGTCCTGGTCTTCTCCAAGACCGCCGGTTTCCGCCACGACTCCATCCCGGCGGGTATCACCGCCCTGCGCCAGCTGGGCGCCGCCAACAACTTCACCGTCACCGCGACCGAGGACGCGGCCGCGTTCACCCCCGCGAACCTCACCGGATACGAGGTGGTGGTCTTCCTCTCCACCACGGGCGACGTCCTCAACGCCTCCCAGCAGTCCGCCTTCGAGGGGTACATACAGTCGGGCGGCGGCTACGTGGGCATCCACGCGGCGGCCGACACCGAGTACGACTGGACCTGGTACGGCGGCCTGGCCGGCGCCCTGTTCAAGTCCCACCCGCACATCCAGCCGGCCACGGTCAAGGTGGAGGACCGTGCCCACGACGCCACCGCGCACCTCGGCCCGACCTGGCAGCGGACCGACGAGTGGTACGACTACCGCACCAACCCGCGGAGCACGGCCCATGTCCTGGCCTCCCTGGACGAGTCCACGTACAGCGGCGGCACCATGGGCGGCGACCATCCCATCGCCTGGTGCAAGGAGTACCAGGGCGGACGCGCCTTCTACACCGGTGGCGGTCACACGCAGGAGTCTTACGCCGAGCCCGCGTTCCGCCGGCACCTGCTGGGTGGCATCCGCTGGGCGGGGGAGAGGACGCAGGCCGACTGCCGTCCGGAGACGGGCTACACGACCCTGTTCGGTACCTCCGGAACGACGGGCTGGAAGCAGGCGGGCCCGGGCTCCTTCACCCACGCCGACGCCACCCTGACCTCCCAGGGAGGCCTGGGCCTGTACTGGTACCAGGCGAAGGAGTTCACGTCGTACTCCCTCAAGCTGGACTGGCGCCAGGCGGGTGACGACAACTCCGGTGTCTTCGTGGGCTTCCCGGCCTCCGACGACCCGTGGTCGGCCGTCGACAGCGGTTACGAGATCCAGATCGACGCCACGGACACGCCCGATCGCACCACGGGGGCCGTCTACGGCTTCAAGTCGGCCGACCTGGCCGCCCGGGACGCGGCTCTGAACCCGCCGGGGGAGTGGAACACCTATGAGATCCAGGTCGAGGGCGAGCGCCTCCAGCTCTTCCTCAACGGCCGCAAGATCAACGACTTCACCAACACCGACCCCGCCCGCAGCCTCCAGCAGGGCCACATCGGCCTGCAGAACCACGGCGAAGGCGACAACGTGTCCTTCCGCAACATCCGCATCAAGGAGCTAGGAGGCACGACCGGCCCCCGGGAGGGTGCTGTCACCGGCATCGGCGGCAAGTGCGTCGACGTAGCGGGCGGATCGAGTGCGGACGGCACGCAGATCCAGTTGTGGACGTGCAACCGGTCGGCAGCCCAGCGATGGACGGCGGGCACGGACGACACGCTGCGCGCGCTGGGCAAGTGCCTGGACGTGAGCGGCGCCGGCACAGCGGACGGTACGAAGATCCAGCTGTACGGGTGCAACGGCACGGGCGCCCAGAAGTGGGTGTCGCAGCCTGACGGAACGTTGAAGAACCCATCGTCGGGCAAGTGCCTGGACGCGTCCGGTGTCTCCTCGGCGGACGGTACGAAGCTCCACCTGTGGACCTGCCACTCCGGCGCCAACCAGAAGTGGGTTCTCCCCAGCTGA
- a CDS encoding PQQ-dependent sugar dehydrogenase, which yields MHRRLTRPLAALACTLLAAAGALTVQQGPAAAAPEPVASVAADEFQQVTLAKGVAETGEPMTLAVLPDRSVLHTSRDGTLRLTDAAGTTKVAGKLDVYSHDEEGLQGVGVDPGFTTNRFVYLYYAPKLNTPSGDAPATGSAADFAPFDGVNRLSRFVLRTDGTLDTASEKKVLDVPASRGLCCHVGGDIDFDAQGNLYLSTGDDSNPFASDGYTPIDERANRNPAYDAQRSSGNTNDLRGKVLRIKVAADGSYTIPSGNLFAPGTARTRPEIYAMGFRNPFRMSVDKPTGIVYLGDYGPDAGTANAGRGPAGQVEFNRITKAGNYGWPYCVGNNSPYVDYDFATSTSGATFSCAAPKNTSPNNTGLTDLPPAQPAWIPYDGGSVPEFGNGSESPMGGPVYRYDAASTSTVKFPQSFDGDYFAGEFGRKWIKRIEQGADGTVQSINAFPWQGTQVMDMAFGPDGALYVLDYGTGYFNGDANSAVYRIEYVTGGRAPLAKASANRTSGQAPLAVAFSSAGTSDPDGDPLTYAWKFGDGGTSTAANPSHTYTANGRYTAELTVSDGTGNTATASVTITVGNTAPAVTLNLPADGSIIDPGAAVPFTVTVTDPEDGTIDCSRVKVTFIIGHDSHGHPQTSATGCSGTVQTIADGEHDPNANIFGVWDAEYTDKGANGQPALTTHDQNISQGSKRQAEHFSASAGIQIVDKATANGGRTVGYIDNNDWISFTPYLLANATRLTARVSSGGSGGTLEVRAGSPTGTLLGSAAVPVTGSWDTFRDVSADLTNRPASTTTLYLVFKGGSGSLFDLDDFTFTTTGATAPGRDLKGIGGKCAEAAGGASADGTQIQLWTCNQTAAQKWTPGTDDTLRALGKCLDVSGAGTADGTKIQLYGCNGTGAQKWVAQADGTLKNPSSGKCLDASGVSSADGTKLHLWTCHTGANQKWTLS from the coding sequence GTGCACAGGAGACTCACCCGGCCTCTCGCGGCGCTGGCCTGCACCTTGCTCGCCGCCGCGGGCGCCCTCACCGTCCAGCAGGGACCCGCGGCAGCGGCTCCCGAACCCGTGGCAAGCGTCGCGGCCGACGAATTCCAGCAGGTCACCCTCGCCAAGGGGGTGGCCGAGACCGGCGAGCCCATGACACTCGCCGTGCTGCCCGACCGATCCGTCCTGCACACCTCGCGGGACGGCACCCTCCGCCTCACCGACGCCGCGGGCACCACAAAGGTCGCCGGGAAGCTGGACGTCTACTCGCACGACGAGGAGGGCCTCCAAGGCGTGGGCGTGGACCCCGGGTTCACCACCAACCGCTTCGTCTACCTCTACTACGCCCCGAAGCTGAACACCCCCTCCGGCGACGCGCCCGCGACCGGGTCGGCGGCGGACTTCGCCCCGTTCGACGGTGTCAACCGGCTCTCCCGGTTCGTCCTCAGGACGGACGGCACCCTCGACACCGCCAGCGAGAAGAAGGTCCTCGATGTCCCGGCGAGCCGGGGTCTGTGCTGCCACGTCGGTGGTGACATCGACTTCGACGCCCAGGGCAACCTGTACCTCTCCACCGGGGACGACAGCAACCCGTTCGCGTCCGACGGCTACACCCCCATCGACGAGCGGGCCAACCGCAACCCCGCGTACGACGCGCAGCGCTCCTCCGGCAACACCAACGACCTGCGCGGCAAGGTGCTGCGGATCAAGGTCGCGGCCGACGGGAGCTACACCATCCCGTCCGGCAACCTCTTCGCGCCCGGAACCGCGAGGACCAGGCCGGAGATCTACGCCATGGGCTTCCGCAACCCCTTCCGGATGAGCGTCGACAAGCCCACCGGCATCGTCTACCTCGGCGACTACGGCCCCGACGCGGGCACGGCGAACGCGGGACGCGGACCGGCCGGACAGGTCGAGTTCAACCGGATCACCAAGGCCGGAAACTACGGCTGGCCCTACTGCGTCGGCAACAACAGCCCTTACGTGGACTACGACTTCGCCACGTCGACCTCGGGCGCCACGTTCTCCTGCGCCGCCCCGAAGAACACCTCGCCGAACAACACCGGCCTGACCGACCTGCCCCCGGCCCAGCCCGCCTGGATACCGTACGACGGCGGCTCCGTCCCCGAGTTCGGCAACGGCTCGGAGTCACCCATGGGCGGACCCGTCTACCGTTACGACGCGGCCTCGACGTCCACGGTCAAGTTCCCGCAGAGCTTCGACGGCGACTACTTCGCGGGCGAGTTCGGCCGCAAGTGGATCAAGCGTATCGAGCAGGGCGCGGACGGCACCGTACAGTCGATCAACGCGTTCCCCTGGCAGGGCACCCAGGTCATGGACATGGCCTTCGGCCCGGACGGCGCGCTGTACGTCCTGGACTACGGCACCGGGTACTTCAACGGCGACGCCAACAGCGCGGTCTACCGCATCGAGTACGTCACCGGCGGGCGCGCCCCGCTCGCCAAGGCCTCCGCGAACCGAACCTCGGGCCAGGCGCCGCTCGCGGTGGCGTTCTCCTCCGCAGGGACCTCCGACCCCGACGGCGACCCGCTCACGTACGCCTGGAAGTTCGGTGACGGGGGTACCTCCACGGCCGCGAACCCCTCGCACACCTACACCGCCAACGGCCGCTACACCGCCGAACTGACCGTCTCCGACGGCACCGGCAACACCGCCACCGCCTCCGTGACCATCACCGTCGGCAACACCGCGCCCGCCGTCACCCTCAACCTGCCCGCCGACGGCTCCATCATCGACCCGGGCGCCGCCGTCCCCTTCACGGTCACCGTCACCGACCCCGAGGACGGCACGATCGACTGCTCCAGGGTGAAGGTCACCTTCATCATCGGCCACGACAGCCACGGTCACCCGCAGACCTCCGCCACCGGCTGCTCCGGCACCGTACAGACCATCGCCGACGGTGAGCACGACCCCAACGCCAACATCTTCGGTGTCTGGGACGCCGAGTACACCGACAAGGGGGCGAACGGGCAGCCCGCCCTGACCACGCACGACCAGAACATCAGCCAGGGCAGCAAGCGCCAGGCCGAGCATTTCAGTGCCTCCGCCGGCATCCAGATCGTCGACAAGGCCACGGCGAACGGCGGGAGGACCGTCGGCTACATCGACAACAACGACTGGATCTCCTTCACCCCGTACCTCCTCGCCAACGCCACCAGGCTGACCGCCCGGGTCTCCTCCGGCGGCTCGGGCGGCACGCTCGAAGTACGGGCAGGCTCACCCACCGGCACCCTGCTCGGCTCGGCGGCGGTCCCCGTCACCGGCAGCTGGGACACGTTCCGGGACGTGAGCGCGGACCTGACCAACCGCCCGGCGTCCACCACCACGCTCTACCTCGTCTTCAAGGGCGGCAGCGGCTCCCTCTTCGACCTGGACGACTTCACCTTCACCACCACCGGAGCCACCGCGCCCGGCCGCGACCTGAAGGGAATCGGCGGCAAGTGCGCGGAAGCCGCAGGCGGAGCGAGCGCGGACGGCACCCAGATCCAGCTGTGGACGTGCAACCAGACGGCAGCCCAGAAGTGGACGCCCGGCACGGACGACACACTGCGGGCGCTGGGCAAGTGCCTGGACGTCAGCGGAGCCGGTACGGCCGACGGCACCAAGATCCAGCTGTACGGATGCAACGGCACAGGCGCCCAGAAATGGGTGGCACAAGCCGACGGAACGTTGAAGAACCCGTCCTCGGGCAAGTGCCTGGACGCATCCGGTGTCTCCTCGGCGGACGGCACCAAGCTCCACCTGTGGACCTGCCACACCGGCGCCAACCAGAAGTGGACCCTGTCATGA
- a CDS encoding family 16 glycosylhydrolase codes for MRTPWRHRSLTWLAAAACLTLAALSPTAVQAAPAPDSGTVAPAAVTFDENFDGPAGSGVNTSRWQLETGDNVNNHERQFYTSGTNNAALDGQGNLVITAKRENPANYNCWYGRCEYTSARLNTAGKFTAQYGRVEARMKLPRGQGIWPAFWMLGNDFGNVGWPPSGEIDIMENVGFEPGTVHGTLHGPGYSGSGGIGAGYTLPGGAAFADAFHTFAIDWSPNSIRWSVDGNVYQTRTPADLGGRQWVFNKPFFIILNLAVGGYWPGDPDSSTRFPQQLVVDYVRVNTDTTPPPTGAKTIRGIGGKCLDVAGASSANGTAVQLYDCNGTNAQQWDVRSDGTVRALGKCLDAKDGATANGTLVQLWDCNGTGAQRWGISAARDIVSVPADKCLDAIGNSSANGTRTQLWTCTGAANQKWTVA; via the coding sequence GTGCGTACGCCTTGGCGCCACAGATCCCTCACCTGGCTGGCCGCGGCCGCCTGTCTCACTCTCGCCGCCCTCTCCCCCACCGCCGTGCAGGCCGCCCCGGCCCCGGACTCCGGTACGGTCGCGCCCGCCGCGGTGACCTTCGACGAGAACTTCGACGGCCCGGCCGGTTCGGGTGTCAACACCTCCAGGTGGCAGCTGGAGACCGGCGACAACGTCAACAACCACGAGCGGCAGTTCTACACCTCGGGCACGAACAACGCCGCCCTCGACGGCCAGGGCAACCTCGTCATCACGGCGAAGAGGGAGAACCCGGCCAACTACAACTGTTGGTACGGGCGGTGCGAGTACACCTCGGCACGCCTCAACACGGCCGGGAAGTTCACCGCCCAGTACGGGCGCGTCGAAGCCCGCATGAAGCTCCCGCGCGGCCAGGGCATCTGGCCCGCCTTCTGGATGCTCGGCAACGACTTCGGCAACGTCGGCTGGCCCCCATCGGGTGAGATCGACATCATGGAGAACGTCGGCTTCGAGCCGGGCACCGTACACGGCACGCTGCACGGACCGGGCTACTCCGGCTCCGGCGGCATCGGCGCCGGCTACACCCTGCCCGGCGGCGCGGCCTTCGCGGACGCCTTCCACACCTTCGCCATCGACTGGAGCCCCAACTCCATCAGGTGGTCCGTGGACGGGAACGTCTACCAGACCCGCACCCCCGCCGACCTCGGCGGCCGGCAGTGGGTCTTCAACAAGCCCTTCTTCATCATCCTGAACCTCGCGGTCGGCGGCTACTGGCCCGGTGACCCCGACAGTTCGACCCGCTTCCCGCAGCAGCTCGTGGTGGACTACGTACGCGTGAACACCGACACCACGCCGCCGCCGACCGGCGCCAAGACCATCCGGGGCATCGGCGGGAAGTGTCTCGATGTGGCGGGCGCCTCCTCGGCCAACGGCACCGCCGTCCAGCTCTACGACTGCAACGGTACGAACGCCCAGCAGTGGGACGTACGCTCCGACGGCACCGTCCGGGCGCTCGGCAAGTGCCTCGACGCCAAGGACGGGGCCACCGCCAACGGCACCCTCGTCCAGCTGTGGGACTGCAACGGGACGGGCGCCCAACGGTGGGGCATCTCCGCCGCCCGCGACATCGTCTCCGTCCCCGCCGACAAGTGCCTCGACGCCATCGGCAACTCCTCTGCCAACGGCACCCGCACCCAGCTGTGGACCTGCACCGGCGCCGCCAACCAGAAGTGGACCGTGGCGTGA
- a CDS encoding ABC transporter permease gives MSSSSLSLAVRDSSTMLRRNLLHARRYPSLTLNLLLTPIVLLLLFVYIFGDAMSSVIGGSEGPDRSAYIAYVVPGLLLMTIGSTVVGTAVSVSNDMTEGIIARFRTMAIHRPSVLIGHVLGSVLQSVMSVILVGVVAVAIGFRSVDATALEWLAAFGLLVLFATALTWIAVGMGLVSPNAEAASNNAMPLILLPLLSSAFTPVGSMPGWFRPVAEYQPFTPAIETLRGLLLGSEIGADGWLAVAWCLGLAVLGYFWSAAKFDRDAG, from the coding sequence ATGAGCTCCAGCTCCCTCTCCCTCGCCGTACGCGACTCGTCCACGATGCTGCGCCGCAACCTCCTGCACGCGCGGCGCTATCCGTCCCTCACCCTGAACCTGCTGCTCACGCCGATCGTGCTGCTGTTGCTCTTCGTCTACATCTTCGGCGACGCGATGAGCTCGGTCATCGGCGGCAGCGAGGGCCCGGACCGTTCCGCGTACATCGCGTACGTCGTCCCGGGCCTGCTGCTGATGACGATCGGCAGCACCGTGGTCGGCACCGCGGTGTCCGTGTCCAACGACATGACCGAGGGCATCATCGCCCGCTTCCGTACGATGGCGATCCACCGCCCGTCGGTCCTCATCGGCCATGTCCTCGGCAGCGTGCTGCAATCGGTCATGAGCGTGATCCTCGTGGGCGTCGTCGCCGTGGCCATCGGCTTCCGCTCCGTGGACGCGACCGCCTTGGAGTGGCTGGCGGCGTTCGGGCTGCTCGTCCTCTTTGCCACGGCGCTCACCTGGATCGCGGTCGGCATGGGCCTGGTCAGTCCGAACGCCGAGGCCGCCAGCAACAACGCGATGCCGCTGATCCTGCTGCCGCTCCTCTCCAGCGCCTTCACGCCGGTCGGCTCCATGCCCGGCTGGTTCCGGCCGGTCGCCGAGTACCAGCCGTTCACCCCGGCCATCGAGACCCTGCGCGGCCTGCTGCTCGGCAGCGAGATCGGTGCCGACGGATGGCTCGCCGTCGCATGGTGCCTCGGGCTCGCCGTGCTCGGCTACTTCTGGTCGGCAGCGAAGTTCGACCGCGACGCGGGATGA
- a CDS encoding ATP-binding cassette domain-containing protein, which translates to MPVSVMPTPSRGGVHPQPPAVSAVGLRKAYGDHTVLDGVDLHIPAGSVFALLGPNGAGKTTLVKILSTLVTADGGQAQVAGHDITASPDGVRAAIGVTGQFSAVDGLITGEENMLLMADLHHLPGREGRRIAAELLERFGLTDAARKPAQSYSGGMKRRLDIAMTLVGAPRIIFLDEPTTGLDPRSRHTLWQIIRELVASGTTVFLTTQYLEEADQLADRIAVLDDGRIAAEGTADELKRLIPGGHVRLRFLGPAAYRSAAAALGGTVQDEEALTLRIPSDGSQRELHAVLGRLAAAGIEADELTVHTPDLDDVFFALTGSTVPDIPDRPDRSDQLGQSGQPHQSNESHQSEEAAR; encoded by the coding sequence ATGCCTGTATCTGTCATGCCCACGCCCAGCAGGGGCGGTGTTCACCCGCAACCGCCCGCGGTCTCCGCCGTCGGTCTGCGCAAGGCGTACGGCGACCACACCGTCCTCGACGGCGTCGATCTGCACATCCCGGCCGGATCGGTGTTCGCACTGCTCGGGCCGAACGGCGCAGGCAAGACCACCCTCGTCAAGATCCTCTCCACGCTCGTCACCGCCGACGGGGGACAGGCCCAGGTCGCGGGCCACGACATCACCGCCTCCCCTGACGGGGTACGGGCCGCGATCGGCGTCACCGGCCAGTTCTCCGCCGTGGACGGGCTGATCACCGGCGAGGAGAACATGCTCCTCATGGCGGACCTGCACCACCTGCCGGGACGCGAGGGGCGCCGGATCGCGGCGGAACTGCTGGAGCGATTCGGCCTCACCGACGCCGCGCGGAAGCCCGCGCAGAGCTACTCCGGCGGCATGAAGCGCCGCCTCGACATCGCCATGACCCTCGTCGGCGCACCGAGGATCATCTTCCTCGACGAGCCGACCACCGGCCTGGACCCGCGCTCCCGGCACACCCTGTGGCAGATCATCCGGGAGCTCGTCGCGTCGGGCACCACCGTCTTCCTCACCACCCAGTACCTGGAGGAGGCCGACCAGCTCGCCGACCGTATCGCGGTGCTCGACGACGGGAGGATCGCCGCCGAAGGCACCGCGGACGAGCTGAAGCGGCTCATCCCCGGCGGGCACGTACGGCTGCGCTTCCTCGGCCCGGCCGCGTACCGGAGCGCCGCCGCCGCGCTCGGCGGCACCGTCCAGGACGAGGAGGCGCTCACGCTGCGGATCCCCAGCGACGGCAGCCAGCGCGAGCTGCACGCCGTCCTCGGCCGGCTGGCCGCGGCCGGCATCGAGGCGGACGAACTGACCGTGCACACACCCGACCTCGACGACGTGTTCTTCGCCCTGACCGGCTCCACGGTCCCCGACATTCCCGACCGTCCCGACCGGTCCGACCAGCTCGGCCAGTCCGGTCAGCCCCACCAGTCCAACGAGTCCCACCAGTCCGAGGAGGCCGCCCGATGA
- a CDS encoding DUF4097 family beta strand repeat-containing protein, with protein sequence MPSFDTPEPISVAAHVEAGSIRFTAGEGPTTVVDVRPRDPKRDQDVRTAGQTGVTYAGGALTVRTPKPGLLGRIGTVDVTVELPADSHVEATGAWVQVLGEGRLGEVRVKTSAGDVRLDTTGPLKLTASHGSITVDRVEGAAEITTSSGSLRVGLVDGPAVLKNSHGTTSVEEARGDLRVSGANGDILIARAEGSVTATAANGTLRVAEVSCGTVQLETSYGAIEVGVREGTAAWLDVSSGSGQVRNSLTASKAPEESENTVRIRARTRFGNIDVRRAKP encoded by the coding sequence ATGCCTTCTTTCGACACCCCCGAACCGATCTCCGTCGCCGCGCATGTGGAGGCCGGCTCCATCCGGTTCACCGCGGGCGAAGGCCCCACCACCGTCGTCGACGTGCGCCCCCGCGACCCGAAACGGGACCAGGACGTGCGGACGGCGGGCCAGACCGGGGTCACGTACGCGGGAGGCGCGCTCACGGTGAGGACGCCCAAGCCCGGACTGCTCGGCCGTATCGGCACCGTCGATGTGACGGTCGAACTACCCGCGGACTCGCACGTCGAGGCGACCGGCGCCTGGGTACAGGTGCTCGGTGAGGGCCGGCTCGGCGAGGTCCGCGTGAAGACCTCGGCAGGCGATGTCCGCCTCGACACGACCGGCCCGCTGAAGCTGACCGCGTCACACGGCTCCATCACCGTGGACCGGGTCGAGGGCGCGGCCGAGATCACCACCAGTTCCGGAAGCCTGCGCGTCGGCCTCGTGGACGGCCCCGCCGTCCTGAAGAACTCGCACGGCACCACAAGCGTCGAGGAGGCCAGGGGCGACCTGCGGGTGAGCGGCGCCAACGGCGACATCCTCATCGCACGCGCCGAGGGCTCGGTCACCGCCACCGCCGCCAACGGCACCCTGCGCGTCGCGGAAGTGTCCTGCGGAACAGTCCAGTTGGAGACCTCTTACGGTGCCATCGAGGTCGGCGTCCGCGAGGGCACCGCCGCCTGGCTGGACGTCAGCTCGGGCTCCGGCCAGGTGCGCAACTCGCTCACCGCGTCGAAGGCCCCGGAGGAGAGCGAAAACACCGTCAGGATCCGCGCCCGCACCCGCTTCGGCAACATCGACGTCCGCCGCGCCAAGCCCTGA